The Alistipes megaguti sequence GTCCTCGGATTCTTCATGACCGGTGCAAACACCGGCATCAAGCTCATCTACCAGTCCATGCGCGACGAACAGCAGATGGAGGCCCTCAAACGCCAGAATCTCCAGGCCGAAATGGATTATCTGAAGTATCAGATCAATCCTCACTTCTTCATGAACACGCTCAACAACATCCACGCCCTGATCGACATCGACGCGGAATCGGCCAAAAGCGCCGTCATCGAACTTTCGAAGATGATGCGATACGTCCTCTACGAATCGGGCCACGAACTGATCTCGCTCAACCGCGACATCCAGTTCCTGAAGAACTACATCGAACTGATGCGCATCCGCTATACGGACGATGTGGACATTCGCGTGGAGTATCCCCGCGACCTGCCCGAACAGGTGCAGATTCCGCCGCTGCTGCTGATCGTCTTCGTCGAGAATGCCTTCAAACACGGAATCAGCTACAACCACCCCTCGTTCATCCGCATCCACGTCGAATATGCCGACGGAAAGGTCTATGCCACAATCCGCAACAGCCGCCATGCCGCACCCGAAAGGCGCCATTCCGTCGGCATCGGACTGGAAAACGTCCGCAAACGACTCGCACTCATCTACGGCGACAAGGGTTATGCGCTCGATATCCGCGAAACCGACGACGCCTACACCGTAAAACTCGAAATACCCACGCTCCATGCTTAAATGTATCGCCATCGACGACGAACCGCTGGCGCTGCGTCAGATCGCCGCCTATATCGCCAAAGTCCCCTATCTCGAACTCGTGGCTCGCTTCAACAACGCCCTCGAGGCCCAGCAGCGTCTCGCCGAGGAGAAGA is a genomic window containing:
- a CDS encoding sensor histidine kinase is translated as MKFTRKQAIGENLLYVMVWAAIILVPVLNSQMMSEMHINLENVLIAWRQIAPYLIIFVIHNTFLAPRYMLRHKYGKYLLSDLVLIIGVFWLVQIYEKHLADNLIEQTSINVSEAYRQASFSNLEIYWNIVLGFFMTGANTGIKLIYQSMRDEQQMEALKRQNLQAEMDYLKYQINPHFFMNTLNNIHALIDIDAESAKSAVIELSKMMRYVLYESGHELISLNRDIQFLKNYIELMRIRYTDDVDIRVEYPRDLPEQVQIPPLLLIVFVENAFKHGISYNHPSFIRIHVEYADGKVYATIRNSRHAAPERRHSVGIGLENVRKRLALIYGDKGYALDIRETDDAYTVKLEIPTLHA